The nucleotide sequence ATCATCTCGCCCAGAGCGTTGAGCTTCGGTTACCGCTGGGTCGATTCCCTGAGCCACGAATATCTGCACTACGCCATCGTCGGCCTAACCAATAATCAAGCGCCTATCTGGTTGCACGAAGGCATGGCGCGCTTTTACGAAACCCGCTGGCGCAAGCCGGCGGCGGGCGCCGGCATCCACGAAGATTATCTCACACCGGCAAATCAGACTTTGCTGGTGCAAGCGTTGGAGAAAAATCTCTTCGTCGGTTTTAAAAATATGGAACCGTCGCTGATTCGCTTGGACACTCCCGAGCAAGTGCAGTTGGCCTATGCCGAAGCCGCCTCGGCCGTCGATTTTATCACCCAGAGCAAAGGCAAGAGCGGCATGCGCGAATTATTAGCGGCGCTCAACGACAAGCCGACGCCGGAGGCGATCGAGAAAGTCTACGGATTGACGTTCGACGCCTTCGAGAGCAAATGGAAAAGTTTTCTCAAAGCCAAGGGGCTAAAACCCATCGAAGGCAGCCGGGTACGCCGCTTGAAGGTAAAAAAAGACCAAAAGGAAGACGACGACATCGTCGCCCTCGGCGAAATTCAGTCGGTGATCGCGCGCAACCGCGCCCGCTTAGCCGATCAGCTGCTCGCCAAGGGGCGCGCCGTTGCGGCGCTCAGCGAATACCAGCGCGCCCTACAGGCGAGCCCGCAGTCGCCGGTGATCTTGAGCAAGCTCGGCCGCTTGATGATCGAACAAAGCCGGCCCGAGGAAGCGCTGCCGTTGCTAAAAAAATCCTTGGACATCGAACCGGACGGCGCCAACACATTCGTGCAGCTCGGCCGCGCCTATCATGCGACCAAGAATTATCAGGAAGCGCGCGCAGCGTTGGAAGAAGCGCTGCAGATCAATCCGTTTCATCCGCTGCTCTATCGCCTGCTGATCGAATCCTACGCCGCCCTCGGCGAGCATGAGAAAGCGCGCCAGGCCAAAACGGCATTGGAGAAACTCGCCGGCGGCAATTGAAGCTGAATCGGTACTTGCGGGTTTACTGTGAAGAAATTTGCACCACGGAGGACACGAAGAGTTCGGATAATTTATTCTCCGAACTTCGTGCTCTCCGTGTCCTCCGTGGTAAATAAATGTATTTAGCACGACACTATAACCACACGAAGGCCGAACGAAGCAATATTAGCGCAAGTAAAGGGAGACCCATGGACGCACCGAAGATTCAGCAACACGAGATCGCCGAAATCGAAGAGTTCGCGGCTAAGCGCGACACCATGCTCGCCGAGGTGCGCAAGGTCATCGTCGGCCAAGACCGGGTCATCGAAGAAGTCTTGATCGCGCTGTTCGCGCGCGGCCACTGTCTGTTGGTCGGCGTGCCGG is from Deltaproteobacteria bacterium and encodes:
- a CDS encoding tetratricopeptide repeat protein — translated: MKYRSVSLLLAFFLLAAPLFGAEIAREFKTGEDFLEAWRIADAEAIAAKALKADAKSAAALEFDGRIKFYQGRYQEGLAAIERALAVDSKDPRRQAMKLLSQLTVDVHKSFKRNESAHFILFADDKRDGILIPHALDALEKSYEAIGTELGYYPKEKVRVEIAPDATSFNAISTLSLRDIEETGAVGICKFNKLMIISPRALSFGYRWVDSLSHEYLHYAIVGLTNNQAPIWLHEGMARFYETRWRKPAAGAGIHEDYLTPANQTLLVQALEKNLFVGFKNMEPSLIRLDTPEQVQLAYAEAASAVDFITQSKGKSGMRELLAALNDKPTPEAIEKVYGLTFDAFESKWKSFLKAKGLKPIEGSRVRRLKVKKDQKEDDDIVALGEIQSVIARNRARLADQLLAKGRAVAALSEYQRALQASPQSPVILSKLGRLMIEQSRPEEALPLLKKSLDIEPDGANTFVQLGRAYHATKNYQEARAALEEALQINPFHPLLYRLLIESYAALGEHEKARQAKTALEKLAGGN